A genomic stretch from Scomber scombrus chromosome 8, fScoSco1.1, whole genome shotgun sequence includes:
- the shc2 gene encoding SHC-transforming protein 2 isoform X2, with protein sequence MLLKPKYGRFRNESVTSSDDLMQSLAMSGKVVATPVGPSSTPSLPLPPLPPLDPSARSSSSAGATALADSPCLDGEQDATTTFCMLIPKMPQWKFSNSLLSRSPSNSSSSSSSSKDSGKAAAAAAASHSSSSSSNMPSGVISASGPVASLAAVLNSCDPVCVTPCSLQAIRGQRAVAVANSASPGGHGFGATEAMASLGSSSSSRSGMNRRARVEGMWLGGEDFNQKGSFIHKPSQGWLHPDKKIAGPGASYIVRYMGCIEVLKSMRSLDFNTRTQVTREAINRLCEAVPGGKGAWRKKAQNKALQSVMGKSNLRFAGMSIAVHISTDGLCLLIPTTRQVIAQHPMQSISFASGGDTDTPDYVAYVAKDPVNQRACHILECSDGLAQGVISTIGQAFELQFKQYLHSPPKTMASMERSVRTEEPMWGEDDDFSEHDYYNSIPGKEPPVGGVVDSRLRPSGALLGHIHTQPQSKMAAQMGSPARREQSSYPPGQLCYELHWDTETNSSGVTSDGYLCADGQPPRDYEEHQYVNTQSLENLDSLAQGPDGYRGSRPPDSPKKDLFDMRPFEDALKLHEASSVAVGSGISTAAGGCRAQAGGGGVQVLEDQWPSPPRRRAPVAPNEEQLRRETWYHSRMSRRDAEKLLVRDGDFLVRESTTNPGQYVLTGMHCGLPKHLLLVDPEGVVRTKDMLFESISHLISYHLKNELPIVAAESELHLKQLVRRKQ encoded by the exons ATGCTCCTTAAGCCAAAGTATGGCCGCTTTCGCAACGAGTCTGTGACCTCCTCTGACGACCTGATGCAGAGCTTAGCCATGAGTGGCAAAGTTGTGGCCACACCGGTGGGCCCCTCCTCCACCCCGAGCCTTCCTCTGCCTCCCCTGCCTCCTCTGGATCCCAGCGCCaggtcctcctcctctgctgggGCTACAGCCCTGGCCGACTCCCCTTGTCTGGATGGAGAACAGGATGCCACCACAACCTTCTGCATGCTTATTCCTAAGATGCCCCAGTGGAAGTTTTCCAACTCTCTGCTCAGCCGGAGCCCATCCAACTCCAGCTCCAGCTCTAGCTCTAGCAAGGACTCGGgcaaggcagcagcagcagcagctgcttcccactcctcctcttcatcatcaaaCATGCCCAGTGGTGTGATCTCAGCCAGTGGCCCAGTAGCCAGTCTAGCTGCGGTGCTTAACTCCTGTGACCCTGTGTGTGTCACCCCCTGTTCCTTACAGGCCATTCGTGGGCAGAGAGCAGTAGCAGTGGCAAACTCTGCCAGTCCAGGGGGGCATGGATTTGGGGCCACGGAGGCAATGGCGAGCCTTGGCAGTTCCAGCAGTTCCAGATCAGGAATGAACCGCAGGGCAAGGGTGGAAGGCATGTGGCTGGGAGGAGAGGACTTCAACCAGAAGGGCAGCTTTATCCACAAACCCTCCCAAGGCTGGTTGCACCCTGACAAGAAGATTGCAGGACCAGGGGCCTCTTATATCGTCAGG TACATGGGCTGCATTGAAGTACTGAAGTCAATGCGTTCCCTGGACTTCAACACACGGACCCAGGTGACGAG GGAAGCTATCAACAGGCTCTGTGAAGCTGTGCCAGGTGGAAAGGGGGCTTGGAGGAAGAAG GCGCAGAACAAAGCTCTCCAGTCCGTCATGGGGAAGAGTAACCTGCGCTTCGCAGGCATGAGCATTGCAGTCCATATTTCCACAGACGGCCTCTGTCTGCTCATCCCTACTACACGACAG GTGATAGCGCAACATCCCATGCAGTCCATCTCATTTGCCTCAGGGGGAGACACA GACACGCCTGATTATGTTGCATACGTGGCCAAAGACCCGGTGAATCAGAGAG cATGCCACATCCTTGAGTGCTCAGATGGTTTAGCCCAGGGTGTCATCAGTACCATTGGCCAGGCTTTCGAGCTGCAGTTCAAACAGTACCTTCACAGTCCTCCTAAAACCATGGCGTCTATGGAGAG GTCTGTTAGGACAGAGGAGCCCATGTGGGGTGAGGATGATGACTTCTCTGAGCATGATTACTACAACAGCATCCCAGGGAAGGAGCCTCCTGTTGGGGGAGTGGTGGACTCGCGGCTCAGACCCAGTGGAGCCCTCCTCGGTCACATCCACACTCAGCCACAGAGCAAGATGGCAGCACAG ATGGGCTCACCGGCTAGAAGGGAGCAGTCATCTTACCCTCCTGGTCAGCTCTGCTATGAACTTCACTgggacacagagacaaacagctCAG GTGTGACATCAGATGGTTACCTGTGTGCTGATGGCCAGCCACCAAGAGACTATGAGGAGCACCAGTATGTCAACACCCAGAGTTTGGAAAACCTGGATTCACTGGCACAGGGGCCCGATGGATACAGAGGGTCCAGGCCACCCGACAGTCCCAAGAAAGACCTGTTTGACATGA GGCCCTTTGAGGATGCCTTGAAGCTCCACGAGGCCAGTAGCGTAGCTGTTGGTTCTGGTATATCCACTGCTGCTGGAGGTTGCAGGGCTCAggctggaggtggaggtgtgcAGGTCCTAGAAGACCAGTGGCCCAGCCCTCCACGCCGTCGAGCCCCTGTGGCCCCAAATGAGGAGCAGCTCCGCAGGGAGACCTGGTACCACAGCCGCATGAGCCGACGAGATGCAGAGAAACTCCTGGTCCGAGATGGAGATTTTCTCGTCCGGGAGAGCACGACCAACCCAGGACAGTATGTGCTAACTGGCATGCACTGTGGCCTGCCCAAACACCTACTGCTAGTGGACCCTGAGGGAGTG GTCCGGACCAAAGACATGTTATTTGAGAGCATTAGCCACCTAATCTCATATCACCTGAAGAATGAGCTGCCTATTGTTGCAGCAGAGAGTGAGCTCCATCTTAAACAGTTGGTGAGGAGAAAACAATGA
- the shc2 gene encoding SHC-transforming protein 2 isoform X1 → MLLKPKYGRFRNESVTSSDDLMQSLAMSGKVVATPVGPSSTPSLPLPPLPPLDPSARSSSSAGATALADSPCLDGEQDATTTFCMLIPKMPQWKFSNSLLSRSPSNSSSSSSSSKDSGKAAAAAAASHSSSSSSNMPSGVISASGPVASLAAVLNSCDPVCVTPCSLQAIRGQRAVAVANSASPGGHGFGATEAMASLGSSSSSRSGMNRRARVEGMWLGGEDFNQKGSFIHKPSQGWLHPDKKIAGPGASYIVRYMGCIEVLKSMRSLDFNTRTQVTREAINRLCEAVPGGKGAWRKKAQNKALQSVMGKSNLRFAGMSIAVHISTDGLCLLIPTTRQVIAQHPMQSISFASGGDTDTPDYVAYVAKDPVNQRACHILECSDGLAQGVISTIGQAFELQFKQYLHSPPKTMASMERSVRTEEPMWGEDDDFSEHDYYNSIPGKEPPVGGVVDSRLRPSGALLGHIHTQPQSKMAAQVLQMGSPARREQSSYPPGQLCYELHWDTETNSSGVTSDGYLCADGQPPRDYEEHQYVNTQSLENLDSLAQGPDGYRGSRPPDSPKKDLFDMRPFEDALKLHEASSVAVGSGISTAAGGCRAQAGGGGVQVLEDQWPSPPRRRAPVAPNEEQLRRETWYHSRMSRRDAEKLLVRDGDFLVRESTTNPGQYVLTGMHCGLPKHLLLVDPEGVVRTKDMLFESISHLISYHLKNELPIVAAESELHLKQLVRRKQ, encoded by the exons ATGCTCCTTAAGCCAAAGTATGGCCGCTTTCGCAACGAGTCTGTGACCTCCTCTGACGACCTGATGCAGAGCTTAGCCATGAGTGGCAAAGTTGTGGCCACACCGGTGGGCCCCTCCTCCACCCCGAGCCTTCCTCTGCCTCCCCTGCCTCCTCTGGATCCCAGCGCCaggtcctcctcctctgctgggGCTACAGCCCTGGCCGACTCCCCTTGTCTGGATGGAGAACAGGATGCCACCACAACCTTCTGCATGCTTATTCCTAAGATGCCCCAGTGGAAGTTTTCCAACTCTCTGCTCAGCCGGAGCCCATCCAACTCCAGCTCCAGCTCTAGCTCTAGCAAGGACTCGGgcaaggcagcagcagcagcagctgcttcccactcctcctcttcatcatcaaaCATGCCCAGTGGTGTGATCTCAGCCAGTGGCCCAGTAGCCAGTCTAGCTGCGGTGCTTAACTCCTGTGACCCTGTGTGTGTCACCCCCTGTTCCTTACAGGCCATTCGTGGGCAGAGAGCAGTAGCAGTGGCAAACTCTGCCAGTCCAGGGGGGCATGGATTTGGGGCCACGGAGGCAATGGCGAGCCTTGGCAGTTCCAGCAGTTCCAGATCAGGAATGAACCGCAGGGCAAGGGTGGAAGGCATGTGGCTGGGAGGAGAGGACTTCAACCAGAAGGGCAGCTTTATCCACAAACCCTCCCAAGGCTGGTTGCACCCTGACAAGAAGATTGCAGGACCAGGGGCCTCTTATATCGTCAGG TACATGGGCTGCATTGAAGTACTGAAGTCAATGCGTTCCCTGGACTTCAACACACGGACCCAGGTGACGAG GGAAGCTATCAACAGGCTCTGTGAAGCTGTGCCAGGTGGAAAGGGGGCTTGGAGGAAGAAG GCGCAGAACAAAGCTCTCCAGTCCGTCATGGGGAAGAGTAACCTGCGCTTCGCAGGCATGAGCATTGCAGTCCATATTTCCACAGACGGCCTCTGTCTGCTCATCCCTACTACACGACAG GTGATAGCGCAACATCCCATGCAGTCCATCTCATTTGCCTCAGGGGGAGACACA GACACGCCTGATTATGTTGCATACGTGGCCAAAGACCCGGTGAATCAGAGAG cATGCCACATCCTTGAGTGCTCAGATGGTTTAGCCCAGGGTGTCATCAGTACCATTGGCCAGGCTTTCGAGCTGCAGTTCAAACAGTACCTTCACAGTCCTCCTAAAACCATGGCGTCTATGGAGAG GTCTGTTAGGACAGAGGAGCCCATGTGGGGTGAGGATGATGACTTCTCTGAGCATGATTACTACAACAGCATCCCAGGGAAGGAGCCTCCTGTTGGGGGAGTGGTGGACTCGCGGCTCAGACCCAGTGGAGCCCTCCTCGGTCACATCCACACTCAGCCACAGAGCAAGATGGCAGCACA GGTTTTGCAGATGGGCTCACCGGCTAGAAGGGAGCAGTCATCTTACCCTCCTGGTCAGCTCTGCTATGAACTTCACTgggacacagagacaaacagctCAG GTGTGACATCAGATGGTTACCTGTGTGCTGATGGCCAGCCACCAAGAGACTATGAGGAGCACCAGTATGTCAACACCCAGAGTTTGGAAAACCTGGATTCACTGGCACAGGGGCCCGATGGATACAGAGGGTCCAGGCCACCCGACAGTCCCAAGAAAGACCTGTTTGACATGA GGCCCTTTGAGGATGCCTTGAAGCTCCACGAGGCCAGTAGCGTAGCTGTTGGTTCTGGTATATCCACTGCTGCTGGAGGTTGCAGGGCTCAggctggaggtggaggtgtgcAGGTCCTAGAAGACCAGTGGCCCAGCCCTCCACGCCGTCGAGCCCCTGTGGCCCCAAATGAGGAGCAGCTCCGCAGGGAGACCTGGTACCACAGCCGCATGAGCCGACGAGATGCAGAGAAACTCCTGGTCCGAGATGGAGATTTTCTCGTCCGGGAGAGCACGACCAACCCAGGACAGTATGTGCTAACTGGCATGCACTGTGGCCTGCCCAAACACCTACTGCTAGTGGACCCTGAGGGAGTG GTCCGGACCAAAGACATGTTATTTGAGAGCATTAGCCACCTAATCTCATATCACCTGAAGAATGAGCTGCCTATTGTTGCAGCAGAGAGTGAGCTCCATCTTAAACAGTTGGTGAGGAGAAAACAATGA
- the shc2 gene encoding SHC-transforming protein 2 isoform X3, which translates to MASLGSSSSSRSGMNRRARVEGMWLGGEDFNQKGSFIHKPSQGWLHPDKKIAGPGASYIVRYMGCIEVLKSMRSLDFNTRTQVTREAINRLCEAVPGGKGAWRKKAQNKALQSVMGKSNLRFAGMSIAVHISTDGLCLLIPTTRQVIAQHPMQSISFASGGDTDTPDYVAYVAKDPVNQRACHILECSDGLAQGVISTIGQAFELQFKQYLHSPPKTMASMERSVRTEEPMWGEDDDFSEHDYYNSIPGKEPPVGGVVDSRLRPSGALLGHIHTQPQSKMAAQVLQMGSPARREQSSYPPGQLCYELHWDTETNSSGVTSDGYLCADGQPPRDYEEHQYVNTQSLENLDSLAQGPDGYRGSRPPDSPKKDLFDMRPFEDALKLHEASSVAVGSGISTAAGGCRAQAGGGGVQVLEDQWPSPPRRRAPVAPNEEQLRRETWYHSRMSRRDAEKLLVRDGDFLVRESTTNPGQYVLTGMHCGLPKHLLLVDPEGVVRTKDMLFESISHLISYHLKNELPIVAAESELHLKQLVRRKQ; encoded by the exons ATGGCGAGCCTTGGCAGTTCCAGCAGTTCCAGATCAGGAATGAACCGCAGGGCAAGGGTGGAAGGCATGTGGCTGGGAGGAGAGGACTTCAACCAGAAGGGCAGCTTTATCCACAAACCCTCCCAAGGCTGGTTGCACCCTGACAAGAAGATTGCAGGACCAGGGGCCTCTTATATCGTCAGG TACATGGGCTGCATTGAAGTACTGAAGTCAATGCGTTCCCTGGACTTCAACACACGGACCCAGGTGACGAG GGAAGCTATCAACAGGCTCTGTGAAGCTGTGCCAGGTGGAAAGGGGGCTTGGAGGAAGAAG GCGCAGAACAAAGCTCTCCAGTCCGTCATGGGGAAGAGTAACCTGCGCTTCGCAGGCATGAGCATTGCAGTCCATATTTCCACAGACGGCCTCTGTCTGCTCATCCCTACTACACGACAG GTGATAGCGCAACATCCCATGCAGTCCATCTCATTTGCCTCAGGGGGAGACACA GACACGCCTGATTATGTTGCATACGTGGCCAAAGACCCGGTGAATCAGAGAG cATGCCACATCCTTGAGTGCTCAGATGGTTTAGCCCAGGGTGTCATCAGTACCATTGGCCAGGCTTTCGAGCTGCAGTTCAAACAGTACCTTCACAGTCCTCCTAAAACCATGGCGTCTATGGAGAG GTCTGTTAGGACAGAGGAGCCCATGTGGGGTGAGGATGATGACTTCTCTGAGCATGATTACTACAACAGCATCCCAGGGAAGGAGCCTCCTGTTGGGGGAGTGGTGGACTCGCGGCTCAGACCCAGTGGAGCCCTCCTCGGTCACATCCACACTCAGCCACAGAGCAAGATGGCAGCACA GGTTTTGCAGATGGGCTCACCGGCTAGAAGGGAGCAGTCATCTTACCCTCCTGGTCAGCTCTGCTATGAACTTCACTgggacacagagacaaacagctCAG GTGTGACATCAGATGGTTACCTGTGTGCTGATGGCCAGCCACCAAGAGACTATGAGGAGCACCAGTATGTCAACACCCAGAGTTTGGAAAACCTGGATTCACTGGCACAGGGGCCCGATGGATACAGAGGGTCCAGGCCACCCGACAGTCCCAAGAAAGACCTGTTTGACATGA GGCCCTTTGAGGATGCCTTGAAGCTCCACGAGGCCAGTAGCGTAGCTGTTGGTTCTGGTATATCCACTGCTGCTGGAGGTTGCAGGGCTCAggctggaggtggaggtgtgcAGGTCCTAGAAGACCAGTGGCCCAGCCCTCCACGCCGTCGAGCCCCTGTGGCCCCAAATGAGGAGCAGCTCCGCAGGGAGACCTGGTACCACAGCCGCATGAGCCGACGAGATGCAGAGAAACTCCTGGTCCGAGATGGAGATTTTCTCGTCCGGGAGAGCACGACCAACCCAGGACAGTATGTGCTAACTGGCATGCACTGTGGCCTGCCCAAACACCTACTGCTAGTGGACCCTGAGGGAGTG GTCCGGACCAAAGACATGTTATTTGAGAGCATTAGCCACCTAATCTCATATCACCTGAAGAATGAGCTGCCTATTGTTGCAGCAGAGAGTGAGCTCCATCTTAAACAGTTGGTGAGGAGAAAACAATGA
- the ankrd24 gene encoding ankyrin repeat domain-containing protein 24, protein MDPQQPVFSLMKRFCCFSLLPLPSQDWSKSDERLMQAVEQNEPDKVSALIVKKGLCPTKLDAEGKSVFHLCASRGRLECLEVIISHGADLNITDGAGLSALHLAAKYGQSECLKRLLQERLAVDCTDSIGRTPLHHAAVSGCLSCTETLWDFQANLDVQDGDGATTLILAAQMSRVELCVFLMGRGANANIQDNQGRSALMLACESDSVETVEALLRGGANTQLDDALGHKAADYATNTGNQRIIQMLQDGAPPVPEGAGEEIQGLPPSPQPRSSVPPARSPEPQSQSQSPSPQPPDSQQSAQVKDEEVFEEIRRLRLERGRLLQRIKTFEQQQQAAVSAMEELSQLKQRLEQSEAERDRLLEELKGLQGIGASDSEDMDEMFDFPEKLLSKRSRASPVQDEATSQGNIDSASPSPSPADPGTVAELCKQIEELTSKNSELVLKVQMLEMFEKDDTDMQSSSPDFVPIAQYETIRKELEALQERFSKAQASDEASSVVEEGSQEGDVDAESLEVLKEKMHGLEEQLANSQSELEEMKEQMRLGVLSVACGEGDTATTGAGTGGGSANEGPSQETQQLRVRELEEELAKRQGEADGQSSLDSDTIKQLKEKQEELQAALAQKDSEGEETETVKCLRDKVAELEAALAESRTAGKEVGAAGDGGQVRLLQERVRELEGDLRKCVPRSELEEVQVTLGLQCEQLARERADVARRLNDSLIELERLRPPPHGEEEEEEDEEEHSESSEPSVTSEHSRRTLAAVREELEVARQEAAQALDCLCAEREGRAQDALQLKDAVPLSKHKEALSAVSEQLAQTLQELQEEKSLRGQAEEQAARAEVKLQAMQDAIPKEEHERIKAELQRSLQASESSAAAAQEALSEKEMELRELKSQKAAEQGLISKEDHEGLRLSMQAEINAITARFNDLNRKHEKTCTEVFQVQREALFNKSERQVAESQLATVQQQLAQLQSQSSHIQELHKDIQESQGLVKEKDRKITELSKEVFRLKEALGALSPPLGITSSSSSSTHHGNPGQQMALQNRISILTQQLQDWERKHKQVVNAYRSHLLAAVQGRMDEEVQHLLLQILRMTQQGN, encoded by the exons ATGGATCCCCAGCAGCCTGTTTTTAGCCTGATGAAACGGTTCTGTTGTTTCAGCCTGCTGCCACTGCCT AGTCAAGACTGGAGTAAGAGTGATGAGAGGCTCATGCAGGCTGTGGAGCAAAATGAACCTGACAAAGTCTCTGCCCTCATCGTCAAAAAAGGCCTCTGTCCCACCAAGCTGGATGCTGAGGGCAAGTCGGT GTTCCATCTGTGTGCATCTCGAGGGCGGCTTGAGTGTCTGGAGGTCATAATCTCTCATGGAGCAGACCTCAACATCACTGATGGTGCTG GCTTGAGCGCCCTTCACCTTGCAGCCAAATATGGCCAGTCAGAATGTTTAAAGAGACTCTTACAG GAGAGATTAGCAGTAGATTGCACAGACAGCATTGGTAGGACACCACTTCATCATGCAG CGGTCAGTGGTTGCTTGTCCTGCACTGAGACCCTGTGGGACTTTCAAGCCAATCTAGATGTCCAGGATGGA gaCGGGGCCACCACACTCATCCTGGCAGCTCAGATGAGCAGAGTGGAGCTGTGTGTCTTTCTTATGGGTCGAGGTGCCAACGCAAACATACAAGACAACCAGGGAAG GTCCGCATTGATGTTGGCCTGTGAGAGTGATAGTGTTGAGACAGTAGAGGCTCTGCTGAGAGGTGGGGCCAACACACAGCTGGATGACGCCCTTGGACACAAAGCCGCTGATTACGCCACAAACACAGGCAACCAACGTATCATACAGATGTTGCAGGATGGAGCACCCCCAG TCCCTGAGGGCGCAGGAGAGGAG ATCCAGGGTTTGCCACCCTCTCCACAGCCCCGGAGTTCTGTTCCCCCTGCCCGCTCCCCTGAGCCTCAGTCCCAGTCCCAGTCTCCCTCTCCTCAGCCTCCAGATTCACAGCAATCAGCCCAGGTTA AAGATGAGGAGGTTTTTGAGGAGATTCGGCGGCTGCGTCTGGAGAGAGGCCGCCTGCTCCAGaggattaaaacatttgagcagcagcaacaagctGCTGTCTCTGCCATGGAGGAG TTGTCCCAACTAAAGCAACGTCTCGAGCAgtcagaggcagagagggacaGGCTGCTTGAGGAGCTGAAAGGACTCCAGGGTATTGGGGCCAGTGACTCTGAGGACATGGATGAAATGTTTGACTTCCCAG AGAAGCTGCTCTCCAAGCGCTCCAGAGCTTCCCCTGTTCAGGATGAGGCCACTTCTCAAGGGAATATTGACTCAGCCagcccctctccctcccctgcAGACCCAGGAACTGTGGCAGAGCTGTGCAAACAAATAGAGGAACTTACCTCAAAGAACTCTGAACTTGTTCTCAAAGTGCAG ATGCTGGAGATGTTTGAGAAGGATGACACAGACATGCAGAGCTCCAGCCCAGACTTTGTCCCCATAGCTCAGTATGAGACCATTAGGAAAGAGTTGGAAGCCCTTCAAGAGCGCTTCTCTAAGGCCCAGGCTTCAGATGAGGCCTCCAGTGTGGTGGAGGAGGG GTCTCAGGAAGGAGATGTGGATGCAGAGAGTTTGGaggtgctgaaagagaagatgCATGGGTTGGAGGAGCAGTTGGCCAACTCTCAGTCTGAGCTGGAGGAGATGAAAGAGCAGATGCGTCTTGGGGTGCTTTCTGTGGCGTGCGGTGAAGGGGATACTGCCACGACAGGTGCTGGGACAGGAGGCGGGTCTGCAAATGAGGGTCCGAGCCAGGAGACACAGCAACTGAGGGTGAGGGAGCTAGAGGAGGAGCTTGCTAAGAGACAGGGCGAGGCAGATGGTCAGAGCAGCCTGGACAGTGACACAATCAAACAGCTGAAGGAGAAACAAGAGGAACTCCAAGCTGCCCTGGCCCAGAAAGACAGCGAAGGcgaagagacagaaacagtgaAGTGCCTCCGTGATAAAGTGGCTGAGTTGGAGGCAGCACTGGCAGAGAGCAGGACAGCAGGGAAAGAGGTAGGAGCAGCAGGAGATGGAGGTCAGGTACGTCTCCTTCAGGAGCGTGTGAGGGAGCTTGAGGGGGACCTGAGGAAGTGTGTGCCCCGATCAGAGTTAGAGGAGGTGCAGGTGACTCTTGGTCTGCAGTGCGAGCAGCTGGCCAGGGAGAGAGCGGATGTGGCTAGAAGACTTAACGACTCTCTAATAGAGCTGGAGAGGCTCAGGCCTCCTCCACacggtgaggaggaggaggaggaagacgaagaGGAACACTCAGAGAGCTCAGAGCCTTCAGTCACATCAG AGCACTCCAGGCGCACCCTGGCAGCAGTGAGAGAAGAATTGGAGGTAGCGAGACAGGAAGCAGCCCAGGCTCTGGACTGCCTGTGTGCAGAGCGGGAGGGCCGGGCACAGGACGCCCTACAGCTGAAAGATGCGGTGCCGCTGTCAAAACACAAGGAAGCGCTGTCTGCAGTGTCCGAACAGCTAGCTCAGACACTGCAGGAGCTGCAGGAAGAGAAGAGCCTCCGGGGCCAGGCTGAGGAGCAGGCTGCCAGAGCAGAGGTCAAACTACAGGCCATGCAGGACGCCATACCCAAAGAGGAGCATGAGAGAATCAAG GCAGAGCTTCAGCGCTCCCTGCAGGCCAGTGagagcagtgcagcagcagctcaggagGCTCTGAGTGAGAAGGAGATGGAGCTGAGAGAGCTAAAATCCCAAAAGGCTGCAGAACAGGGTCTTATCTCCAAGGAGGACCACGAGGGCCTGCGTCTCTCTATGCAGGCTGAGATCAACGCCATAACGGCCCGCTTCAATGATCTCAACCGCAAACATGAGAAGACCTgcactgag GTGTTCCAGGTGCAGAGAGAGGCTCTCTTTAACAAGAGCGAGCGGCAAGTTGCTGAGTCCCAGCTGGccacagtgcagcagcagctagCACAGTTACAGTCTCAATCCAGCCACATCCAGGAGCTCCATAAAGACATCCAGGAATCTCAAGGCCTGGTCAAGGAGAAGGACCGCAAG ATAACAGAGCTGTCGAAGGAAGTGTTCCGGCTAAAAGAGGCACTGGGAGCTCTGTCACCTCCTCTCGGCattacctcctcctcttcctcatccacCCATCATGGTAACCCTGGGCAGCAGATGGCGCTGCAGAACAGGATCAGCATACTCACCCAGCAGCTCCAG GATTGGGAGAGAAAGCACAAACAGGTGGTGAATGCATATCGTTCCCATTTACTGGCAGCCGTACAG GGCCGAATGGATGAAGAAGTCCAACATTTGCTACTCCAGATCCTGAGGATGACACAGCAGGGAAACTGA